Within Synechococcus sp. NB0720_010, the genomic segment GTCCAGACCCAGCCTTGCATTAGATACACAGTCTGTGTAGGATTGTGGGAGGTCCAGGTCAGAGATTGGCCAGCGAACGCCACCAAGTCATCCTGAGCGAGGCCGCGGCGCACTGGGTTCGCGACTTCTCAAAAGAGCAGCGCCACTCGATCTCAAAAGCCATCGCCATCCTTGTGGATGAGGCGATCGAGCGTCGTGCAGGCCCCGGCCTCGATGAGACCCCAGACACGGACTTCCGCCAGTTCCTTCGCGAAAAGTTCTCGATGGACTTCGAGATTTGGTCCCATTCCAAGCGCGGGTAGGATGTACACAGATGTCCCCATCCATGACTCCCTTCTTCCAGTCTGGAATCAGCCTTGAAACCTCAATCCAGCTCAGCACCTGGCTGGATGCTCGCTTTGGGGCGACGACGGATGAGCAGACGGCGAGCGATCGCCTGGGACGACAGGCCGGGTTGCTTGTCGCCCATGACCTGGTCACGGCTCAATACGCAACCAATGGGATGGCCGATGTCTTTGCGGCGATGCATAGCTGTATCGACGACTGGCTGGAGACGTCTCCCGTACCGCCAGGGGAACGCCGGCCGATCAAGCGCCGTGCGGTTCGCGCGGGGGTGATCCAGTGCTGGACATCACTGGCCGAGATGCGGCCGGATGAGCCCTGCTACCAGGAGCTGATGGAACAAACCTGTGCAGCGGTCATGGTGGCTGAATTGGCGGAGGATCAACCGAGCGCCTGAGACTTAGTCCACGAAGCGTTTGTAGAGCCAGCGCACAAAACCACCGATCAAGGGGACAGGGGCAAACGTTGGGCCGACAAAGTCGAAATAGTCGCGGTGATCAACGATCAGACCCTGGTCATTGAGCCGCAGTCGCGTCGCGCCCGGATACACGAACTCAATGCCCTTGATCTTCAGCCCCATCGTCCATTCGACAAAAGCGGTTTGGCCGCTCAGGGCGACGGCGTGCGGAGCCAGGTAGACATCATCGCAACGGTTCACCAGGCCATCCTGGGCATCGAGGTAGGCCTGAAGTCCATCGCGGGACTGGGTGGGATCCTCAAAATGCACATCCGGTGCATACACCGCTTTCCATTGCCCATGGCTCGGGGCCGGTGCGCCATAGGGCTTGGTGAACAGCTGACGCAGGGACTGCTCCGTCAGTGGGAGCTGGAATCCAGAGGAAGAAGCAGTCACAGCTCAAGGAGCGGGTGCGCTCATCCTGACTTCCTGGGAGGAGCGCTGCGGGGGTGCAACTGCAGGTAGCGATCGACAGGCAGGGGTTGGAGTTGTTCGTAGCCAACCGGAAGCCAAAGATCCCCCTGCTGGGCGTTGTAGTGAATCTCCCAGTGATAAAGGCCCACCAAGGCCTTGGGATCCTCCTTAATTAAGGAGGCATAGAGGAGAACAGCCTCGCCGTAGAGATCGCTGTTGTTGTAGCCCCAGAGACCACGGCGAATGTTCTTGAGACCGCCGCGGCGCACGAGATAACGGGCCGCTGCCTGAATCGCATCATGGGGATTACGGATGTCCCCTCGGCCGATGCCTGGCTCCGCCCAGGTGGTTGGCAAGAACTGCATCGGGCCCTGGGCATTGGCAATGGAGACGCCGTCAATGCGTCCCATCCCGGTCTCCACCAAGTTGACCGCCGCGAGCACCTCCCACTCGATCCCTGTCGCGGCTTCGGCCTTGCGGTAGTGGGCGAGTAACTGGGGCAGGGGTTCGGGGGGAATAATCCGCCAGGCCGGCACCTGGGCAGGGCGGCGTTTGCTCATCGCCAGAAACGCACGTCTCGCCGCCAGGTGCCGTTCGGCCACGGAACGCCAACGGGTTGGGAGTTGATCCAGGACCGCCTGACTGCGCTGTCGATCAAGCGAGAGAACCCGATAGATCACCTGCTGTTGATGGGCCAAATCCGGGAGTTCGTCCGCTGGCGTCTGCGGATCGCGCAACTGGCTCTCAAGCGCAGCCAGTCGACGCGCGGTCTCGCTTGCAGCACGCGGAACCGTTGGGTAACTGCGGGGTTGCCGCCGCGGCGCGGCGGCGGGAGCAGCATTGCTTTGGGCCTCGTTGGGGGAGGCACAGGCCACCAGTCCTGCCAGGGCTGCAGCAAGAACCAAGCCAACGGATCGGGTCATGGATTCAGGGCCGCTGCGCCCATGCCTACAGCAGACTGCAGCGACCGATCAATCAGCCATGACCGTTCTGGTGCTGGAGGAGTCCCAGAGGCGCAAGTGGGACGGATCCGATGACGTCCTGTTTTATGCCGAGCCGCGGCTGGTGCATCACCTGGACCAGGCCTTCCGCACACGGCTCACCGCGCTCTACACAGAGCGGATTCCAAAGAACGCCGTAGTGCTGGATTTGATGTCCAGCTGGGTCTCACACCTTCCAGAGGACAAGGCCCTCGAGCGGGTGATCGGGCACGGTTTAAACGAGAAAGAACTCGCGGCCAACCCCCGCTTGGATAGCTACTGGCTGCAAAACCTCAACCAAAACCAGGAACTACCACTACCCAGCAGCAGCGTGGACGCCACCTTGATCGTCGCCGGCTGGCAGTACCTCCAATATCCCGAGGCCATCGCCAGTGAACTGCTGCGGGTGACGCGGCCTGGCGGTCAGGTGATCGTTGCCTTCTCCAACCGGATGTTCTTCACCAAAGCACCCCTGATCTGGACCGATAGCAGCGATCAGGACCATCTCGATTACGTCGCAGGGGTCCTGGAGGCCCAAGGCTGGCAGTCAACCGAGCGAATCGCAGAAACCACAAAGGCCGCTGGCGTGATGGGGCTGCTCGGTCAGCCGGGTGACCCGTTCTTTGCCGTGATCAGCCACAAACCAAACCAGCTGCCTTAAGCGGCCCAATCGCGGTCGCGCCCCAAGGGAGCTGGAGCGTTCGTTGGTTCGTCCGCGGAGTAGGCCAACTCGAGGATCAAGCGCTTGGCCTTCTGGCGCAGACGGCGCCGATGGCTAAGAAAGGCCCGCACCAGTTGAAGACCCACCACTCCGTAGAGCAGCAAGAGCGCGGCGTTGGCAACGGCAGCAAGCATGCGGCAGCCCCAAAGGTGGGTCCATGAGAACCGCTTCATGGAGAGCGGGCAATCAATCGAGAGAAAGTTTTTTGATTTGGCTCTGCAACGCTGTCGCCCAGGG encodes:
- a CDS encoding nuclear transport factor 2 family protein, with translation MTASSSGFQLPLTEQSLRQLFTKPYGAPAPSHGQWKAVYAPDVHFEDPTQSRDGLQAYLDAQDGLVNRCDDVYLAPHAVALSGQTAFVEWTMGLKIKGIEFVYPGATRLRLNDQGLIVDHRDYFDFVGPTFAPVPLIGGFVRWLYKRFVD
- a CDS encoding class I SAM-dependent methyltransferase produces the protein MTVLVLEESQRRKWDGSDDVLFYAEPRLVHHLDQAFRTRLTALYTERIPKNAVVLDLMSSWVSHLPEDKALERVIGHGLNEKELAANPRLDSYWLQNLNQNQELPLPSSSVDATLIVAGWQYLQYPEAIASELLRVTRPGGQVIVAFSNRMFFTKAPLIWTDSSDQDHLDYVAGVLEAQGWQSTERIAETTKAAGVMGLLGQPGDPFFAVISHKPNQLP
- a CDS encoding transglycosylase SLT domain-containing protein, whose amino-acid sequence is MTRSVGLVLAAALAGLVACASPNEAQSNAAPAAAPRRQPRSYPTVPRAASETARRLAALESQLRDPQTPADELPDLAHQQQVIYRVLSLDRQRSQAVLDQLPTRWRSVAERHLAARRAFLAMSKRRPAQVPAWRIIPPEPLPQLLAHYRKAEAATGIEWEVLAAVNLVETGMGRIDGVSIANAQGPMQFLPTTWAEPGIGRGDIRNPHDAIQAAARYLVRRGGLKNIRRGLWGYNNSDLYGEAVLLYASLIKEDPKALVGLYHWEIHYNAQQGDLWLPVGYEQLQPLPVDRYLQLHPRSAPPRKSG